The following coding sequences are from one Halorubrum sp. BOL3-1 window:
- a CDS encoding GTPase: MTVGPSEALLVGHPNVDKSVLFSRLTDATAVESKCPGTTVSYADALVVGVVDATRFERGLNVVLELVEREFEHVVAVNM, translated from the coding sequence GTGACGGTCGGTCCATCGGAGGCGCTTCTCGTTGGGCATCCGAACGTCGACAAAAGCGTCCTGTTCAGCCGCCTCACGGACGCAACCGCGGTCGAGTCGAAATGCCCCGGAACGACCGTCAGCTACGCGGACGCGCTCGTCGTCGGGGTGGTCGACGCGACACGGTTTGAGCGCGGGCTCAACGTGGTGCTCGAACTCGTCGAGCGCGAGTTCGAGCACGTCGTGGCGGTCAACATGTAG
- the trxA gene encoding thioredoxin — MSDRNEIRREKLEELQKKATDGGATEAADNPSEPVHVESGEHLDKLVTEGGAVLVDFYADWCGPCKMLEPVVEELAAETEATVAKVDIDQLQQLAQRYRVQGVPTMFLFADGEQVEQMVGVKQKDKLRSAIEQYA, encoded by the coding sequence ATGAGCGATCGAAACGAGATCCGACGGGAGAAGCTTGAGGAACTACAAAAGAAAGCGACAGATGGCGGCGCTACCGAAGCAGCGGACAATCCCAGCGAACCCGTCCACGTCGAGAGCGGTGAGCATCTCGACAAACTCGTTACAGAAGGTGGTGCCGTCCTCGTCGACTTTTATGCGGACTGGTGCGGTCCGTGTAAGATGCTCGAACCGGTCGTTGAGGAACTGGCCGCCGAGACTGAGGCCACCGTAGCCAAAGTTGATATCGATCAGCTCCAGCAGCTGGCACAGCGGTACCGTGTCCAAGGCGTCCCGACAATGTTCCTCTTCGCTGATGGAGAGCAGGTAGAACAGATGGTGGGTGTCAAACAGAAAGACAAGCTGCGTTCGGCAATCGAACAGTACGCCTGA
- a CDS encoding ABC transporter permease, with the protein MSLADAVSADQSKRTNELRVLALLGGLILAYFALPFLAFLSRTGVANVVAGLSSPQAQRAIRNSLITAPISTAIATVLGVPLAYVLARRSFPGQRLAETLVILPLVIPPVVGGAMILTAVGRFTPIGSAAAALGIQLTNSLIGVVLAQTFVAAPFVTITARAGFAAIDERLEQASRSLGYGPLATFWNVSLPLARDAILAGVILTFTRAIGEFGATMMVAYNPRTMPTRIWVDFITGGIDAIVPLALALLGLALLVLVGVQRLAGVPTVIGR; encoded by the coding sequence GTGAGCCTCGCCGACGCGGTTTCGGCTGACCAGTCGAAGCGAACTAACGAGTTGCGTGTCCTCGCACTTCTCGGCGGGCTGATCCTCGCGTATTTCGCACTCCCGTTCCTCGCGTTCCTCTCCCGTACCGGAGTGGCCAACGTCGTCGCTGGGCTCTCGTCACCGCAGGCACAGCGAGCGATTCGCAACTCGCTGATCACCGCACCGATCTCGACGGCGATCGCGACCGTACTGGGCGTCCCCCTCGCCTACGTGCTCGCTCGGAGATCGTTTCCCGGACAGCGGCTCGCCGAGACGCTGGTAATCCTCCCGCTCGTCATCCCTCCGGTAGTCGGTGGGGCGATGATCCTCACGGCTGTCGGGCGTTTCACGCCGATCGGTTCCGCCGCTGCCGCCCTCGGGATCCAGCTCACCAACAGCCTAATCGGGGTCGTGCTCGCGCAGACGTTCGTCGCCGCACCGTTCGTCACCATCACCGCGCGAGCGGGGTTCGCGGCGATCGACGAGCGGCTGGAACAGGCGTCACGTTCGCTTGGCTATGGACCGCTCGCGACGTTCTGGAACGTCTCGCTGCCACTGGCTCGTGACGCGATCCTCGCCGGGGTCATCCTGACGTTCACCCGGGCAATCGGCGAATTCGGCGCAACGATGATGGTCGCCTACAACCCGCGGACGATGCCGACTCGGATCTGGGTGGATTTCATCACCGGCGGAATCGACGCGATCGTCCCGCTCGCACTCGCCTTACTCGGTCTCGCGCTGCTGGTACTGGTTGGCGTCCAGCGTCTCGCCGGCGTTCCGACGGTGATCGGCCGATGA
- a CDS encoding ABC transporter ATP-binding protein codes for MTLELDGLTHRYEDESAVREVSFAMESGELVGLLGPSGCGKTTLVQAVAGHLRPTAGRVLLRGDDVTDLPPEQRHVSVVFQRPTLYPHMSVSENVAYGLAADGMDREKREARTREYLDLVDLADQSDSHPSELSGGQKRRVELARALAPQPDVLLLDEPLSGLDPTLRERLRDEIARVQRETDVTTLFVTHDQEDAMALSDRLVVMNEGTVAGIGRPRQLYEAPPTPFVASFLGRSNALRAMLTSRDPLTVNLAGKSLILDGTDVDCPEGGDILCHVRPEDLSLHSVDTDESEVSLPGTVSRVVDLGRRYDVTVRTQTGEELLVEVTAQPPDLDSDVVVSLPVEYITVFD; via the coding sequence ATGACGCTCGAACTCGACGGACTCACACACAGATACGAGGATGAGTCGGCCGTGCGCGAGGTCTCGTTCGCGATGGAGTCCGGCGAGCTGGTCGGGCTGCTCGGCCCGAGTGGGTGCGGCAAGACCACGCTCGTCCAAGCGGTCGCCGGCCACCTTCGCCCGACTGCCGGTCGCGTCCTGTTGCGCGGCGACGACGTCACCGATTTGCCGCCGGAGCAACGGCACGTCAGCGTCGTGTTCCAACGGCCAACGCTGTATCCCCACATGAGCGTCAGCGAAAACGTCGCCTATGGGCTGGCCGCGGACGGGATGGACCGGGAGAAACGCGAGGCGCGCACGCGGGAGTACCTCGATCTGGTCGATCTTGCCGACCAGAGCGACTCACACCCGTCGGAACTGAGTGGCGGACAAAAACGGCGGGTGGAACTCGCCCGTGCGCTGGCACCACAGCCGGACGTGTTGCTGCTCGACGAGCCACTGTCTGGACTCGACCCGACACTCCGCGAGCGCCTACGAGATGAGATCGCTCGCGTTCAACGGGAGACGGACGTCACGACACTGTTTGTGACACACGACCAGGAAGACGCGATGGCACTTTCGGACCGACTGGTCGTGATGAACGAGGGGACTGTCGCCGGTATCGGTCGGCCTCGACAGCTGTACGAAGCCCCGCCGACGCCGTTCGTAGCGTCGTTTCTCGGCCGGTCAAATGCGCTTCGGGCGATGCTAACGAGTCGAGACCCACTAACGGTGAACCTCGCGGGCAAGAGCTTAATTCTCGACGGAACAGACGTCGACTGTCCGGAAGGGGGCGACATACTCTGCCACGTTCGTCCGGAAGACCTCTCGTTACACTCCGTCGACACAGACGAGTCGGAGGTGTCGCTACCGGGAACGGTGTCGCGAGTCGTGGACCTCGGACGGCGATATGACGTGACCGTCCGGACGCAGACTGGTGAGGAGCTCTTGGTGGAAGTGACCGCCCAGCCACCAGACCTCGACAGCGATGTCGTTGTCTCGCTTCCCGTGGAATACATCACCGTTTTCGACTGA
- a CDS encoding FeoA family protein — protein MFTKLIAAADPRRTSDEPTVEPTHAAAVERGQTGTIERVDERVHDSTLAMGIRPRRELEVRSKQPFCGPLVVVVDRSVTSISRRCARSIELSTE, from the coding sequence ATGTTCACCAAGTTGATCGCTGCGGCTGATCCGCGGCGGACCAGCGACGAACCGACCGTCGAACCCACGCACGCAGCGGCAGTTGAACGCGGACAGACCGGCACCATCGAGCGAGTCGACGAGCGCGTTCACGACAGTACGTTGGCGATGGGTATCCGGCCGAGACGCGAGCTCGAAGTCCGGTCGAAGCAGCCGTTCTGCGGACCGCTGGTCGTCGTGGTCGACCGGTCGGTGACGTCGATCAGTCGACGGTGCGCGCGCAGCATCGAACTCTCGACCGAGTGA
- a CDS encoding helix-turn-helix domain-containing protein → MLKSSGKPLTVDELAEAVEYDRSTVYRSVQRLFMTGFVEQEQRNYHEGGYYHVYSVVNTGEVSYHMYRTLNHWYTKMDQLIGDFVATYDGRDSGSQELNAGGLSENSRYRYIGLV, encoded by the coding sequence GTGCTCAAATCATCGGGCAAGCCACTCACCGTCGACGAGCTCGCGGAAGCAGTCGAGTACGACCGGTCGACAGTGTATCGGTCGGTCCAACGATTGTTCATGACTGGATTCGTAGAGCAGGAGCAGAGAAACTACCACGAAGGCGGCTACTACCACGTCTACTCGGTGGTGAACACGGGAGAGGTCAGCTATCACATGTACCGGACACTTAATCACTGGTACACGAAGATGGACCAACTCATCGGCGACTTCGTAGCGACGTACGACGGGCGTGATTCGGGCTCTCAAGAACTGAACGCCGGGGGTCTCAGCGAGAACAGCCGGTACCGCTATATTGGGTTGGTGTGA
- a CDS encoding type 1 glutamine amidotransferase: MSPGLAVIDASIGDTPAESNLRRDLDANLNVYKLSNGEFPPSVSAADWQFDGVIISGSQMSVYDDRDWIHEATEWVRRVHRSDVPVLGICWGHQFLAQALGGRVVDMGEYELGYKQISRMGDDPLLEGLPKQFTSFETHSDRVVELPVGAATLARNDYGVQAFRVGATYGVQFHPEYDRDTAVWVTEGKDLPDERIRSVVNGITDEAVVAAEASKQIFDNFGRLAETHQPVRRA; the protein is encoded by the coding sequence ATGAGCCCGGGACTCGCAGTGATAGATGCGTCAATCGGCGACACTCCAGCGGAGTCAAACCTTCGTCGAGATCTCGACGCGAACCTCAACGTCTACAAGCTCAGCAACGGTGAATTTCCGCCGTCGGTGTCCGCAGCGGACTGGCAGTTCGACGGCGTGATCATCAGTGGCTCACAGATGTCAGTGTATGATGACCGCGACTGGATTCACGAGGCGACAGAATGGGTTCGTCGGGTTCACCGATCTGACGTCCCGGTCTTAGGGATCTGCTGGGGGCACCAGTTCCTCGCACAAGCCTTAGGCGGCCGTGTCGTCGATATGGGTGAGTATGAACTGGGATACAAACAGATCAGCCGCATGGGCGATGACCCACTTCTTGAGGGGCTTCCGAAGCAGTTCACGAGCTTTGAGACGCACTCAGACAGAGTTGTAGAACTGCCTGTTGGCGCAGCGACACTCGCCCGCAACGACTATGGGGTACAGGCCTTCCGTGTGGGAGCCACGTACGGCGTACAGTTCCACCCGGAGTACGACCGCGACACCGCAGTCTGGGTAACGGAAGGCAAGGACCTGCCTGATGAGCGTATCCGCTCCGTAGTTAACGGGATCACTGACGAAGCGGTTGTGGCTGCGGAGGCAAGCAAACAAATCTTCGATAACTTCGGACGCCTTGCTGAAACCCACCAGCCCGTGCGGCGGGCCTGA